From a region of the Fusobacterium periodonticum ATCC 33693 genome:
- the thrB gene encoding homoserine kinase: protein MFEVRVPMTSANVACGFDTLGIAFQEYSIFDFELSDRLEFVNFEEEFCNEDNLVYIAFKKALNFLNKTIKGVKISLKKQAPIARGLGSSSTCVVAGIYGAYLLTGSEINKNDILKIATEIEGHPDNVAPAIFGNLCASCLVDDEAISVQYNVDDRFNFMALIPDFETKTADARKALPKELPLKDAIFSLSRLGIVLRAFENYDIDTLKKVLADKIHEPYRKKLIYEYDEVRNICESIESYGFFISGSGSTLINILKDENKIELIKEKLKNLKYNWKVLFVKADKEGTTYEERNV from the coding sequence ATGTTTGAAGTAAGAGTACCTATGACATCAGCTAATGTCGCCTGTGGTTTTGATACTTTAGGAATAGCATTTCAAGAATATTCTATATTTGATTTTGAATTAAGTGATAGATTAGAATTTGTAAATTTTGAAGAAGAGTTTTGTAATGAAGATAATCTTGTCTATATTGCTTTTAAAAAGGCTTTAAACTTTTTAAATAAAACTATAAAAGGAGTTAAAATTTCTCTTAAAAAACAAGCTCCTATTGCAAGAGGTTTAGGAAGTAGTTCAACCTGTGTTGTGGCAGGAATTTATGGTGCTTATCTATTAACAGGAAGTGAAATAAATAAAAATGATATTTTAAAAATAGCCACTGAAATTGAAGGGCATCCAGATAATGTAGCTCCTGCTATATTTGGCAACCTATGTGCTTCTTGTTTGGTTGATGATGAGGCCATATCTGTTCAATACAATGTAGATGATAGATTTAACTTTATGGCACTTATTCCTGATTTTGAAACTAAAACAGCAGATGCTAGAAAAGCTTTACCTAAGGAACTCCCTTTAAAAGATGCTATATTTTCTCTTAGTCGTTTAGGAATAGTTTTAAGAGCTTTTGAAAATTACGATATAGATACTTTAAAGAAAGTTTTAGCTGATAAAATTCATGAACCATATCGTAAAAAGTTGATTTATGAATACGATGAAGTAAGAAATATTTGTGAAAGCATTGAAAGCTATGGATTTTTTATTTCTGGTAGTGGTTCAACTTTAATAAATATATTAAAAGATGAGAATAAAATAGAATTAATAAAAGAAAAATTAAAAAATTTAAAATATAATTGGAAGGTTCTCTTTGTTAAAGCTGACAAAGAAGGAACAACTTATGAAGAAAGGAATGTATAA
- the thrC gene encoding threonine synthase, with product MKYRSTRDNNIIKDDKVALLQGLSEDGGLFVLENLSDKKINLENLIDKSYTEIAFEVLKLFFSFDENKLKSVIEKAYSKFSTSKVTPLVELKNTYVLELFHGPTSAFKDVALTLLPYLIQLALEGTEQEILILTATSGDTGKAALEGFKDVKQTEIIVFYPKNGVSKVQELQMRTQEGNNTKVCAIEGNFDDAQTAVKNIFLDEDLQKKLGNKKFSSANSINIGRLTPQIVYYIVAYIDLVKNKKINLGDKINFVVPTGNFGDILAGYYAKKLGLPVNKLVCASNENNVLYDFLTTGIYDRNREFLKTISPSMDILISSNLERLLYDLSGSDDKYIKSLMEDLKKNGKYQVNNEILAKLKEQFGSGYASDEETSKIIKKVWEEEKYLLDPHTAVAYKVMLEQNLDGTTVVLSTASPYKFCTSVANAVLNITDEDEFKLMEKLHEFTKVAIPENLKNLNTKEIRHNDVVKKEDMAKYILEAEKCLK from the coding sequence ATGAAATATAGAAGTACAAGAGACAATAATATTATCAAAGATGATAAAGTAGCCTTATTGCAAGGTTTAAGTGAAGATGGAGGACTTTTTGTTTTAGAAAATTTATCTGATAAAAAAATTAATTTAGAAAATTTAATTGATAAATCTTACACTGAAATTGCTTTTGAAGTTTTAAAATTATTTTTTTCATTTGATGAAAATAAATTAAAATCTGTTATTGAAAAAGCATATAGTAAGTTTTCAACTTCAAAGGTAACTCCTCTTGTAGAATTAAAAAATACTTATGTTTTAGAGTTATTTCATGGGCCTACAAGTGCTTTTAAAGATGTAGCTTTAACATTGCTACCTTATTTAATTCAATTAGCCTTAGAAGGAACTGAACAAGAAATTTTAATTCTAACTGCTACGAGTGGAGACACAGGAAAAGCAGCTTTAGAAGGATTTAAAGATGTTAAACAAACTGAAATAATTGTTTTTTATCCTAAAAATGGAGTAAGTAAAGTACAAGAGTTACAAATGAGAACTCAAGAAGGAAATAATACAAAAGTTTGTGCAATAGAAGGAAATTTTGATGATGCTCAAACAGCTGTTAAAAATATTTTCTTAGATGAAGATTTACAAAAGAAATTAGGAAATAAGAAATTTTCAAGTGCTAACTCAATAAATATTGGACGTTTAACTCCACAAATAGTTTACTATATTGTAGCCTATATTGATTTAGTAAAAAATAAGAAAATTAATTTAGGGGATAAAATAAACTTTGTTGTACCTACTGGAAATTTTGGAGATATCCTAGCAGGATACTATGCAAAGAAATTAGGTTTACCTGTGAATAAATTAGTTTGTGCAAGTAATGAGAATAATGTGCTTTATGACTTCCTAACAACAGGTATCTATGATAGAAATCGTGAGTTTTTAAAAACAATTTCTCCTAGTATGGATATTTTAATTTCAAGTAACTTAGAAAGACTACTTTATGATTTAAGTGGCTCTGATGACAAATATATTAAATCTTTAATGGAAGACTTAAAGAAAAATGGAAAATATCAAGTAAATAATGAAATTTTAGCAAAATTAAAAGAACAGTTTGGAAGTGGTTATGCTAGTGATGAAGAAACTTCTAAAATAATTAAAAAAGTTTGGGAAGAAGAAAAATATTTACTTGACCCACATACAGCAGTAGCATATAAGGTTATGTTAGAACAAAATTTAGATGGTACAACAGTTGTTTTATCAACAGCTTCTCCATATAAGTTCTGTACAAGTGTTGCTAATGCAGTTTTAAATATTACAGATGAAGATGAGTTTAAGTTAATGGAGAAACTACATGAATTTACAAAAGTAGCTATACCTGAAAATTTAAAAAATCTAAATACTAAAGAAATAAGACACAATGATGTTGTAAAAAAAGAAGATATGGCTAAATATATTTTGGAGGCAGAAAAATGTTTGAAGTAA